Proteins encoded in a region of the Prunus persica cultivar Lovell chromosome G4, Prunus_persica_NCBIv2, whole genome shotgun sequence genome:
- the LOC18778784 gene encoding F-box/FBD/LRR-repeat protein At1g16930, with translation MGDKDWISELPDALLCRILSFLPTTIWAVRTTILSKRWNNVWTCVPNLDLDCGGNFGYHHCDHDRFAMFVDRVLCSRDSSDIKKFRLRTCVTDLARVEGWICTAVRRNVVELELELDVGEKYTFVLPRSVFSCKTLKVLKLYGSLCIPYAPPASRCFPSLKCLLVSVRSPGCKSLMENVFTNCPVLEDLSISYTNLLENDAPIYKMKVSAPELKTLRMSLSEKYPGENVLIDAPKLEKLDVQTHLEGVSNYSLDARSLVNANIDFEDYYFADRASLPKHAIALLAGISNVKYLSLKTSYLRAGELPFFPNLNKLKVVVYRCKYWDLLAVLLENAPNLEDLDLEDGTMRDEKHSKLHWKPPKVVPNCLMSHLKTITLCPFRGQKIDMELAEYLLNNGHLLDKITLYASYFWHTLDVRRALPKFNRASMTCQVEYKRINCY, from the exons ATGGGAGATAAAGATTGGATCAGTGAATTGCCGGATGCTCTTCTTTGCCGCATACTTTCTTTCCTTCCAACAACGATATGGGCTGTGAGGACCACCATTTTGTCTAAAAGGTGGAACAACGTATGGACTTGTGTTCCCAATCTCGACTTAGACTGCGGAGGAAATTTTGGTTACCATCACTGTGATCATGATCGTTTTGCCATGTTTGTTGATCGTGTACTTTGCTCTCGTGACTCATCAGACATCAAAAAATTTCGTCTCAGGACTTGTGTTACTGACTTGGCTCGTGTTGAGGGTTGGATTTGTACTGCCGTTAGGCGTAATGTAGTTGAACTTGAACTTGAACTTGATGTTGGAGAAAAATACACTTTTGTGTTGCCTAGAAGCGTTTTTAGCTGCAAAACCCTCAAGGTTTTGAAATTGTATGGGTCACTTTGTATTCCTTATGCTCCTCCTGCTTCACGGTGTTTCCCAAGTCTCAAGTGCCTCCTTGTTTCAGTTAGAAGTCCTGGTTGTAAGAGCTTAATGGAAAACGTTTTTACAAACTGTCCTGTACTTGAAGATTTGAGTATTTCTTACACGAATCTTCTTGAAAACGATGCTCCTATTTATAAGATGAAGGTCTCTGCGCCTGAACTGAAGACGTTGAGAATGAGTTTAAGTGAAAAGTATCCTGGGGAGAATGTTTTAATTGATGCTCCAAAGCTTGAAAAGCTTGATGTCCAGACACACTTAGAGGGTGTCTCGAATTATTCTTTGGATGCAAGATCCCTAGTCAATGCCAATATTGATTTCGAAGACTATTATTTTGCAGACCGAGCTTCCCTTCCCAAACATGCAATTGCGCTTTTGGCAGGAATTTCCAATGTTAAATATCTCTCACTCAAAACTTCTTATTTAAGG GCTGGGGAACTCCCCTTTTTTCCTAATTTGAACAAATTGAAGGTGGTTGTTTACCGTTGCAAATACTGGGACTTGCTGGCAGTGCTGCTGGAAAACGCACCTAATTTGGAAGATCTTGATTTAGAAGAT gGAACCATGCGGGATGAAAAGCATTCAAAGCTTCACTGGAAGCCACCAAAAGTTGTGCCTAATTGTTTGATGTCGCACCTCAAGACTATTACCCTATGTCCATTCAGGGGACAAAAGATTGATATGGAATTGGCAGAGTATTTGTTAAACAATGGTCATCTTCTGGATAAGATTACACTTTATGCAAGTTATTTTTGGCATACGCTAGATGTAAGGAGGGCACTTCCGAAGTTTAATAGGGCTTCAATGACTTGTCAAGTTGAATACAAGAGGATAAATTGCTACTAA